Proteins encoded together in one Chiloscyllium plagiosum isolate BGI_BamShark_2017 chromosome 50, ASM401019v2, whole genome shotgun sequence window:
- the LOC122544484 gene encoding histone H2B 1/2-like, translating into MADEKKAQQTSKKGAKKIIKKTSAKGGKKRKRTRKESYSIYIYKVMKQVHPDTGISSKAMSIMNSFVNDIFERIAGEASRLAHYNKRSTISSREIQRGGWGKKQPQTSHTASSLVSRETAD; encoded by the coding sequence ATGGCGGATGAGAAGAAAGCACAGCAAACCTCCAAGAAGGGCGCGAAGAAAATCATCAAGAAGACGTCAGCGAAGGGCGGCAAGAAGAGGAAAAGGACCAGGAAAGAAAGTTACTCCATCTACATCTACAAAGTGATGAAGCAGGTCCACcccgacaccggcatctcctccAAGGCCATGAGCATCATGAATTCGTTCGTCAACGACATTTTCGAGCGCATCGCGGGGGAGGCTTCCCGCCTGGCCCATTACAACAAGCGCAGCACCATCAGCTCCCGGGAGATCCAGAGGGGGGGGTGGGGTAAGAAACAGCCTCAAACATCACATACAGCCTCTTCCCTTGTCAGTAGAGAGACAGCAGATTAA